One segment of Falco rusticolus isolate bFalRus1 chromosome 3, bFalRus1.pri, whole genome shotgun sequence DNA contains the following:
- the ABITRAM gene encoding protein Abitram produces MAAGGGAERYFTRWYKPDVKGRPCEDFCVLQHSNRICVITLAEAHPLLQSGKTIKSVNYQISANCSRLQNKVSGKSKRGAQFLTELAPLCRISSSDGEEYTVYSCIRGRLIEVNENILSNPAILQEKPSTEGYIAVVLPKFEESKNVTQGLLTQKEYGEVLLKRLNSSS; encoded by the exons atggcggcgggcggcggcgcggagcggtACTTTACACGCTGGTACAAGCCAG ACGTGAAGGGGCGGCCGTGCGAGGACTTCTGCGTGCTGCAGCACTCCAACAG aaTCTGTGTCATCACCTTGGCAGAAGCCCATCCTCTTCTTCAAAgtggaaaaacaattaaaagtgTTAACTACCAAATCAGTGCCAACTGTAGCAGACTCCAGAATAAGGTCTCTGGGAAGTCAAAAAGG GGAGCTCAGTTTTTAACAGAACTTGCCCCTCTGTGCAGGATATCTTCCTCAGATGGAGAGGAATACACAGTTTACAG TTGTATAAGAGGGCGGTTGATCGAAGTGAATGAAAACATTCTTAGCAATCCTGCTATTCTGCAAGAAAAG CCATCAACCGAGGGATACATTGCAGTGGTTCTACCCAAatttgaagaaagcaagaatGTAACTCAAGGACTTCTGACACAGAAGGAGTACGGGGAGGTTTTGTTGAAACGTCTTAATTCTTCTTCATGA